A window from Salarias fasciatus chromosome 11, fSalaFa1.1, whole genome shotgun sequence encodes these proteins:
- the LOC115396899 gene encoding meprin A subunit beta-like: protein MKGYIFLMMHLAVSSAISLQPAEPEVVDFGEDKDIADINKDSMKDDILELSTQRSATTRNILWTSPVPYDLDKGLGINAKGVVLKAFEQFRLKTCIDFKPKDSEEYYISVQKLGGCFSYIGRVLTDGQTLSIGQYCDEISTVEHEFLHALGFYHEQSRYDRDDHVRIITENILEGFEGNFEKVSSEQSTTQGVDYDYSSVMHYGKNAFTNGNGSTIVTLDPEFQDVIGQRLEMSPSDVLELNLLYECNSTVALNMFCGFSGTMCEMSRCSRGGIGWEMVTKARGGPSSDHTLLPGGSGDLGEGESHFMHVSTESGEDGDSALLETERMSPKRDCNVQCLQFYYYHSGNESDSLSIWMREFEDEEDAVGTAKMMAQITGSTTSQWKLHHVPLTASKHFQVEFQVLKGAGSSAGGFSIDDINLSEVQRPHVTMQVDNFEEVLQTSAYGTTVYSPRQYSAGGYAYRTAVRFFRSFVGLYVQLLSGDNDDTLEWPCPYRQATFKMLDQNPDIQMQMSKQRSITSDPEATSASGLYIWDNPRKNGTKILDENNEEAYAGPLIGLNYFSSLEQVQFREFLKGKTAIFTFSFEDLNPLFEDNVLPCPAGNTAANKHPVKVLNEGPCSRILQTTTMPPSETTHMRTTTPILPPPQTTEDRSIFGFCPGLVASPVLALLLALMLLLLP from the exons ATGAAAGGCTACATTTTTCTAATGATGCATCTGGCAGTTTCATCTGCCATTTCTTTACAGCCG GCTGAACCAGAGGTCGTGG attttgGTGAAGACAAGGACATCGCTGACATTAATAAGG ATTCAATGAAAGACGACATCCTGGAG CTAAGCACACAAAGGAGTGCTACCACCAGGAACATACTGTGGACTTCCCCAGTGCCCTACGACTTGGACAAAGGCCTGG GCATCAACGCTAAAGGGGTCGTCCTGAAAGCCTTCGAGCAGTTCAGGCTGAAGACGTGCATCGATTTCAAGCCAAAGGACTCAGAGGAATATTACATCTCTGTTCAAAAGTTAGGCGG atgtttctcatACATCGGTAGAGTCCTGACCGACGGGCAGACGCTTTCCATCGGGCAATACTGTGATGAGATATCTACTGTTGAACACGAGTTTCTCCACGCTCTGGGATTCTACCACGAACAGTCCAGATACGATCGAGACGATCACGTGAGAATCATAACAGAGAACATCTTGGAAG GTTTTGAAGGAAACTTTGAAAAAGTCAGCAGTGAACAAAGCACCACGCAGGGAGTCGACTACGACTATTCGTCTGTGATGCACTACGGAAAGAATGCATTCACCAACGGCAATGGATCCACGATCGTCACCCTGGACCCAGAGTTCCAGGATGTGATCGGGCAGAGGCTCGAAATGAGCCCATCTGACGTTCTTGAGTTGAACCTCCTCTACGAATGCA ACTCAACCGTTGCCTTAAACATGTTCTGTGGCTTTTCTGGGACCATGTGTGAAATGAGCCGCTGTTCTCGCGGTGGGATCGGCTGGGAAATGGTAACAAAAGCGAGAGGTGGTCCCAGCTCCGACCACACCCTTCTACCTGGCGGAAGTGGCGATCTCG GTGAGGGGGAGAGTCACTTCATGCATGTCAGCACAGAGTCGGGCGAGGACGGCGACTCAGCCTTGCTGGAGACAGAAAGGATGAGTCCTAAAAGGGACTGCAACGTCCAGTGTCTCCAGTTTTACTACTACCACAGCGGGAACGAGTCGGATAGTCTCAGCATCTGGATGAGAGAGTTTGAAGATGAGGAGGACGCTGTAGGAACCGCTAAAATGATGGCACAGATCACCG GTTCAACAACGTCTCAGTGGAAGCTCCACCATGTGCCTCTGACTGCATCCAAGCACTTCCAGGTGGAGTTTCAGGTCCTCAAAGGAGCAGGAAGTTCTGCAGGCGGCTTCTCAATCGACGACATCAACCTGTCCGAGGTCCAGCGTCCGCACGTAACCATGCAGGTTGATAACTTTGAAGAGGTGCTGCAAACGAGCGCATACGGAACCACTGTCTACAGTCCGCGGCAGTACTCCGCAGGGGGCTACGCTTACCGGACCGCCGTGCGGTTCTTCCGGTCATTTGTCGGACTGTATGTGCAACTCCTATCTGGGGACAACGACGACACGCTGGAGTGGCCGTGTCCGTACAGACAGGCCACGTTCAAAATGCTGGATCAGAACCCAGATATCCAGATGCAGATGTCGAAACAGCGGAGCATCACCAGTGATCCCGAAGCAACCAGCGCCAGCG GCCTCTATATTTGGGACAATCCTCGTAAGAACGGAACCAAAATTCTAGATGAGAACAACGAGGAGGCGTACGCTGGGCCTTTGATTGGCCTAAActatttttcttctttggagcaAGTGCAATTCAGAGAGTTCCTCAAAGGAAAAACGGCCATTTTCACTTTCAGCTTCGAAG ATCTCAATCCTCTTTTTGAAGATAACGTACTGCCTTGTCCTGCCGGGAACACTGCGGCGAATAAACATCCTGTTAAAGTCCTGAATGAAGGGCCATGCTCCAG GATCCTGCAAACGACCACGATGCCACCTTCAGAAACAACACATATGAG AACTACAACTCCCATCCTTCCACCTCCACAAACCACAGAAGATAGAAG TATTTTTGGCTTCTGTCCTGGGCTGGTGGCCTCTCCTGTCCTCGCCCTCCTGCTGgccctgatgctgctgctgctgccttga
- the LOC115396823 gene encoding apolipoprotein A-IV-like, translating to MKVLIVLAIAALSGCNANLFHADAPRPQLDAFWVYIAKVTQTADDTLQMIRQSPIGQEINDRLAESADIASKYAVILQEQLPPAAQDLMTKMSAEADVLKNLLTKELSFAKEKLEPYTEDMKAQIQQRVEQLKQELAPYADKLDSEALRTILMQRSEELKASLEKSVKDLQDQLGPYTDELKQKVDRHLQDFQRSVAPMTEKVQEELSQRANLVKQMVAPYAEDLKEKLDPYAQDLQAQLMALYQSFVEAN from the exons ATGAAGGTGCTCATTGTTCTAGCTATTGCAGCGCTCTCCG GGTGCAACGCAAACCTCTTCCACGCCGATGCACCCAGACCACAGCTGGATGCTTTCTGGGTCTACATTGCCAAAGTCACCCAGACGGCTGACGACACGCTGCAGATGATCAGGCAGTCCCCGATCGGACAAGAAATCAA CGATCGGCTCGCAGAAAGTGCTGACATAGCCAGCAAGTATGCAGtcatcctgcaggagcagcttccCCCTGCAGCCCAGGACCTGATGACCAAGATGTCTGCAGAGGCCGACGTGCTGAAAAACCTGCTGACCAAGGAGCTGAGCTTCGCCAAGGAGAAGCTGGAGCCCTACACCGAGGACATGAAGGCCCAGATCcagcagagggtggagcagctgaagcaggagcTGGCCCCCTACGCCGACAAGCTGGACTCCGAGGCCCTCAGGACCATCCTGATGCAGCGCAGCGAGGAGCTGAAGGCCAGCCTGGAGAAGAGCGTGaaggacctgcaggaccagctggGGCCCTACACCGACGAGCTGAAGCAGAAGGTGGACAGGCACCTGCAGGACTTCCAGAGAAGCGTGGCCCCCATGACGGAGAAGGTccaggaggagctcagtcagaGAGCCAACCTGGTGAAACAGATGGTGGCGCCTTACGCCGAggacctgaaggagaagctggacCCCTACGCTCAGGACCTGCAGGCCCAGCTCATGGCCCTCTACCAGTCCTTCGTTGAAGCCAACTGA